The Bacteroidota bacterium genome includes a region encoding these proteins:
- a CDS encoding NTP transferase domain-containing protein: MNTKNNISAIILAAGNSERMNFHKAFLRFDNKTTFLEKIIDEYLNFGVNEIVVVLNNNSCKRLNFNEFNKQKKCKLIINPAPELGRFYSLKLALNEINTEFCFVQNVDNPFVNENILEKLFINRNADACTVPVFETKGGHPIIINNHIKSEILKSPNHLILNEFLKNYQNRKIEVDDKSVLININTKQDYSIINGMK, encoded by the coding sequence ATGAATACAAAAAATAATATTTCAGCAATAATTCTTGCAGCCGGAAATTCCGAAAGGATGAATTTTCATAAGGCATTCTTAAGATTTGATAACAAAACTACTTTTCTTGAAAAAATTATTGATGAATATTTAAATTTTGGAGTAAATGAAATTGTAGTAGTTCTAAATAATAATTCTTGTAAGCGTTTGAATTTTAACGAGTTCAACAAACAAAAAAAATGCAAATTGATAATCAATCCTGCACCGGAATTAGGACGATTCTATTCATTAAAATTAGCTCTAAATGAAATAAATACCGAGTTTTGTTTTGTTCAAAATGTTGATAATCCATTCGTAAATGAAAATATTTTGGAGAAATTATTTATAAACAGAAATGCTGATGCTTGCACAGTTCCAGTTTTTGAAACAAAAGGTGGGCACCCAATAATCATTAATAATCACATAAAATCGGAAATATTAAAATCTCCTAATCATCTAATCCTTAACGAATTTTTAAAAAACTATCAAAATCGAAAAATTGAAGTTGACGACAAAAGTGTTTTAATAAATATAAATACAAAGCAAGATTACTCAATAATTAATGGGATGAAATAG
- a CDS encoding LTA synthase family protein, with protein MKAYINHLIVLIKRILLLLILFQFCRLYFYLFNSEYFVNLSFFELIGIYFYGTRFDFAAIIYIYSILILFHLIPFDFVYKKSYQKFLKILFILETSIVLIPNFVDSQYFQFINKRSTADLFSLFGLGDDVLTLLPQYLRDFWFVLITWIAIIIITCFVYPKIKNEKARYVTTTKKQRVFQGIISILILAVFYIGARGIELKPIRIISAAKYTDAKNIPLVLNSAFTIVSTINKNELSVVNYFDESELDLHFNPVKIYRSVDKFKNDNVVIIILESFAEEYIGKYNKTYSYTPFLDSLMKKSLVFENSYANGKKSIEALPAILASIPALSENPYITSQYSTNRINSTASILKSKDYHSSFFHGGKNGTMGFDNFIEICGIENYYGRNEYNNESDFDGNWGIYDEEFFQFFAKNLSIFSEPFFSVIFSLSSHHPYSIPPKYEDKFKQGKLKIHQAIQYTDFSLQKFFETVSQTSWYANTLFVITADHTEKHEHKKFTTKTGIYEIPLIFFHPSDSNLVGTSKLECQQIDIMPSVLDYLNYEKEFLSFGNSVFDSSNTGMAVNYLNNIYQLIENNHVLQYDKSKTVGLYNLEKDSLLKKNLKKTKNEFVENLNNHLKGIIQSYNTRLINNDLTIEKQTKHYE; from the coding sequence ATGAAAGCATACATAAATCATTTAATAGTTCTGATTAAGAGGATTTTACTGCTATTAATTCTGTTTCAGTTTTGCAGATTATATTTTTATTTATTCAATTCAGAATATTTCGTAAACCTTTCATTTTTTGAGTTAATAGGAATTTATTTTTATGGAACTCGTTTCGATTTTGCAGCTATAATTTATATTTATTCGATACTGATACTTTTTCATTTAATTCCTTTTGATTTTGTTTATAAAAAATCGTATCAAAAGTTCTTAAAAATATTGTTCATATTAGAAACTAGCATTGTTTTGATCCCAAATTTTGTTGATTCTCAGTATTTTCAATTCATAAATAAACGATCTACAGCAGATTTATTCTCGCTTTTTGGCTTAGGAGACGATGTACTTACTTTGCTTCCTCAATATCTGCGCGATTTTTGGTTTGTGTTAATTACTTGGATTGCCATCATAATAATTACATGTTTTGTTTATCCGAAGATAAAAAATGAAAAAGCAAGATATGTTACTACAACAAAAAAGCAAAGAGTTTTTCAAGGCATAATCTCTATATTAATTTTGGCAGTATTTTATATAGGTGCCAGAGGAATTGAGCTAAAACCAATACGAATTATTTCTGCTGCAAAATATACCGATGCTAAAAACATCCCATTGGTTTTGAATTCAGCATTTACAATCGTAAGCACAATCAACAAAAATGAACTTTCAGTAGTCAATTATTTTGATGAATCTGAATTGGATTTACATTTTAATCCAGTCAAAATCTACAGAAGTGTTGATAAATTCAAAAACGACAATGTTGTAATTATAATTTTAGAAAGTTTTGCAGAAGAATATATTGGAAAGTACAATAAAACTTATAGTTATACTCCCTTTTTAGATTCATTGATGAAAAAAAGTTTGGTTTTTGAAAATTCATATGCAAACGGCAAAAAATCTATTGAAGCTTTGCCAGCAATTTTGGCAAGCATTCCGGCATTATCAGAAAATCCTTATATAACATCGCAATATTCTACAAATCGGATAAATAGCACAGCAAGTATTTTAAAGTCAAAAGATTATCATAGCTCGTTTTTCCATGGTGGAAAAAATGGGACAATGGGCTTTGATAATTTTATCGAAATTTGCGGAATAGAAAATTATTATGGAAGAAATGAATATAACAACGAATCTGACTTTGATGGCAATTGGGGAATTTATGATGAGGAGTTTTTTCAATTTTTTGCGAAAAATCTAAGTATTTTCTCCGAACCATTTTTTTCAGTCATTTTTTCTTTGTCTTCGCATCATCCATATTCAATTCCTCCGAAGTATGAAGATAAATTTAAGCAAGGTAAGCTCAAAATTCATCAAGCAATTCAATACACAGATTTTTCTTTGCAGAAATTTTTTGAAACAGTTAGCCAAACTTCTTGGTATGCAAACACTTTGTTTGTGATTACTGCCGATCATACTGAAAAACACGAGCACAAAAAGTTTACTACGAAAACAGGAATCTACGAAATTCCGCTAATTTTTTTCCATCCTTCAGATTCTAATCTGGTAGGAACAAGCAAATTAGAATGCCAGCAGATAGATATTATGCCATCGGTTCTTGATTATTTGAACTATGAAAAGGAATTTCTGTCTTTTGGAAATTCAGTCTTTGACAGTAGCAATACAGGCATGGCAGTAAATTATTTAAATAATATCTATCAATTGATTGAAAATAATCATGTTCTTCAGTACGACAAATCAAAAACTGTAGGTTTGTATAATTTAGAAAAGGATAGTTTATTGAAAAAAAATCTTAAGAAAACGAAAAATGAATTTGTTGAAAATTTAAATAATCACCTAAAAGGAATTATACAATCTTATAATACAAGGCTCATTAATAATGATTTAACTATAGAAAAACAAACTAAGCACTATGAATAG
- a CDS encoding pseudouridine synthase, with protein MNREGYRNERKKTSKSFDKKNPASRKNVKRSFRDDENSHEKDRYSEKKTSKSFDKKNPASRKNVKRSFRDDENSHEKDRFSEKKTYRNFDKKNPGSRKNVKRSFRDDENSYEKDRYSEKKTQKPPYEKRGNFQKARFSKQEFRSDKQSVEDEKVRLNKFIADSGKCSRREADKYIAAGLVSVNGKTVSELGFKIFLDDKVEFNGKLLSSEKKIYLVLNKPKDYVTSVSDPHADRTVMDLVKNACKERIYPVGRLDKMTSGILLFTNDGDLTKKLTHPKYNKKKIYHLLLNKPLVKNDMSKISEGFELEDGFVNCDAISYVEADNKKQIGIEIHSGRNRIVRRIFEHLGYRIIKLDRVYFAGLTKKKITRGRWRFLTEKEISLLKRGAYE; from the coding sequence ATGAATAGAGAAGGTTATAGAAACGAAAGAAAGAAAACTTCCAAAAGTTTTGATAAGAAAAATCCAGCTAGCAGGAAAAATGTAAAGAGAAGTTTTCGTGATGATGAAAATTCTCATGAAAAAGACAGATATTCCGAAAAGAAAACTTCCAAAAGTTTTGATAAGAAAAATCCAGCTAGCAGGAAAAATGTAAAAAGAAGTTTTCGTGATGATGAAAATTCTCATGAAAAAGACAGATTCTCCGAAAAGAAAACTTATAGAAATTTTGATAAGAAAAATCCAGGTAGTAGGAAAAATGTAAAAAGAAGTTTTCGTGATGATGAAAATTCTTACGAAAAAGACAGATATTCAGAAAAGAAAACTCAAAAACCTCCCTATGAAAAAAGGGGAAATTTTCAGAAAGCAAGATTTTCTAAACAAGAATTTAGGTCGGATAAACAAAGTGTTGAAGATGAAAAAGTTAGACTTAATAAGTTTATTGCCGATTCCGGAAAATGTTCAAGGCGTGAAGCCGACAAATATATTGCCGCAGGATTAGTTTCAGTAAATGGAAAAACTGTATCTGAGCTCGGTTTTAAAATTTTTCTTGACGATAAAGTCGAATTTAATGGAAAACTGCTCTCTTCCGAAAAAAAAATCTATTTGGTTCTGAACAAACCAAAAGATTATGTTACAAGTGTTAGCGATCCGCATGCAGACAGAACTGTTATGGATTTAGTAAAAAATGCTTGCAAAGAAAGAATTTATCCGGTGGGGCGTTTAGACAAAATGACGAGCGGTATTTTGCTTTTTACCAACGATGGCGATTTGACAAAAAAACTCACACATCCTAAATATAATAAAAAGAAAATTTATCATTTGTTGTTAAACAAACCTCTGGTTAAAAACGATATGAGTAAAATATCTGAAGGTTTTGAGCTCGAAGATGGTTTTGTTAATTGCGATGCAATTAGCTACGTTGAGGCAGACAATAAAAAACAAATCGGAATCGAAATTCATTCAGGGAGAAATAGAATAGTTCGCCGCATTTTCGAACATTTGGGTTATAGAATTATAAAACTTGATAGAGTATATTTTGCAGGATTGACGAAAAAGAAAATTACTCGGGGTAGATGGCGTTTTTTAACCGAAAAAGAGATTAGTTTATTGAAAAGAGGGGCATATGAATAA
- the rny gene encoding ribonuclease Y produces the protein MDIIINLSVGVIALIIGWAATSSYWKKVIANKSSSIIKEADLKAEAIKNEKILLAKEKSFQMRKEFDKQAQERNSKIANTENRLKQKESSFLQRKEDLQRKNKELEIGKKEVETLNSNVSKQLELIDKKNKELDKLLKDQIEQLQNVAAMSAEQAKALLIDSLKAEAKTEAMSYINNIMEDAKMTANKEAKRIIMQTIQRVASENIIENSVTVFNIDSDEIKGRIIGREGRNIRALEAATGVEIIVDDTPEAIVLSAFDSVRREIARLALHKLVTDGRIHPARIEEVVKKTKKQIEEEIIEVGKRTAIDLGIHGLHPELIRLVGKMKYRSSYGQNLLQHSRETANLCAIMASELGLNPKIAKRAGLLHDIGKVPDDEPELSHAVFGMKLAEKYKEKPEVCNAIGSHHDEVEMTSLIAPLVQTCDAISGARPGARREVVDSYIKRLKDLEELALSYPGVMKTYAIQAGRELRVIVGSDKISDKESDTLSYDIAKKIQTEMTYPGQIKITVIRETRSVNYAK, from the coding sequence ATGGATATTATTATTAATTTGTCAGTTGGTGTAATTGCTCTGATAATTGGGTGGGCAGCCACTAGTTCTTATTGGAAAAAAGTAATTGCCAACAAAAGTTCAAGTATAATTAAGGAAGCCGATTTGAAGGCAGAAGCAATTAAAAATGAGAAAATTTTACTAGCAAAAGAGAAATCTTTTCAGATGAGAAAAGAATTTGACAAACAAGCTCAGGAAAGAAATTCAAAAATTGCTAACACAGAAAATCGCTTAAAACAAAAAGAATCATCGTTTCTACAAAGAAAGGAAGACCTTCAACGAAAAAACAAGGAGCTAGAGATTGGGAAAAAAGAAGTTGAAACACTTAATTCTAATGTTTCTAAGCAACTTGAATTAATCGATAAGAAAAATAAAGAGTTAGACAAACTGTTAAAAGACCAGATTGAACAATTACAAAATGTTGCTGCAATGTCGGCAGAGCAAGCAAAAGCCTTGCTAATAGATTCGTTGAAAGCTGAAGCAAAAACTGAGGCAATGTCGTATATAAATAATATTATGGAAGATGCCAAAATGACTGCAAACAAAGAGGCAAAACGAATAATAATGCAGACAATTCAAAGAGTAGCATCAGAAAATATTATTGAAAATTCAGTAACTGTTTTTAATATTGATAGCGATGAAATTAAAGGAAGAATTATTGGACGTGAAGGAAGAAATATACGTGCATTAGAAGCTGCTACAGGAGTAGAAATCATTGTGGACGATACTCCCGAAGCAATTGTTTTATCGGCATTCGATTCGGTTCGTAGAGAAATAGCACGACTTGCTTTACACAAATTGGTTACTGACGGAAGAATTCATCCGGCAAGGATAGAAGAAGTAGTGAAAAAGACAAAAAAGCAAATTGAGGAAGAAATAATTGAAGTAGGAAAACGCACTGCAATAGATCTTGGAATTCATGGGCTTCATCCAGAATTAATACGGCTTGTAGGAAAAATGAAATATCGTTCGAGCTATGGACAAAATTTGTTGCAACACTCTCGTGAAACTGCAAATCTGTGTGCTATCATGGCTTCAGAACTCGGGCTGAATCCAAAAATTGCCAAACGAGCCGGATTATTGCACGATATAGGAAAAGTACCAGACGATGAACCAGAATTGTCTCACGCAGTTTTTGGAATGAAATTGGCAGAAAAGTATAAAGAAAAACCAGAAGTTTGTAATGCAATTGGTTCACACCACGACGAGGTTGAAATGACCAGCCTGATTGCACCATTAGTGCAAACTTGCGATGCCATATCAGGAGCAAGACCCGGAGCAAGAAGAGAAGTTGTAGATTCGTACATTAAACGATTGAAAGATCTTGAAGAATTGGCTCTTTCATACCCAGGTGTTATGAAAACCTATGCAATTCAAGCTGGTAGAGAACTTAGA
- a CDS encoding M23 family metallopeptidase, translating to MATKKKSIIIIFIFCFHFAYSQKDYPQNYFRSPVDIPIFLSGNFGEIRASHFHSGIDIKTQGIVGKYIYAAAEGYVSRIKISPSGYGNALYITHPNGLLTVYGHLKSFNDTIAKYVLAQHYAKKKFAMNLFPSSDKFPVSKGQIIGYSGNSGFSGGPHLHFEIRDSKTENPLNPLLFNFEIKDDISPKLYDLYIYPQNSHSFVDNQNYSKKIALTGKKGEYKLKNEKTFEVYGEIGFGLKTYDFLNGSHNRCGAYSVKVFVDNNLIYFHELTEFSFSETSYIKSFIDYFEKEKNSSKVQKNFVEPNNKLSIYNHLINRGVYEFVDDTIHLVSFEVKDAYNNISTLSFNIKSGFPETIKADEKMNDYVMAMPFQIQNTYENEGIKILIPKNTLFDNLFFEYSAYDLPLNQYSKIHNVHNKFTPLNKAFTISIKSDKIPKKYYEKSVIATFDENYSITGSIGGTVKDNFISAKSVQFGSFAIAIDTVVPEIKPLNITDGKNISKSKNIKFRISDDLSGIKSYIGYIDEKWVLFRYDAKTQTIFYNFSDDKIDKGLQHKLVLFVIDNKNNKASFEANFTW from the coding sequence ATGGCAACTAAAAAGAAGAGTATTATAATTATATTTATATTTTGTTTTCATTTTGCATATTCGCAAAAAGATTATCCTCAGAACTATTTCCGTTCACCAGTTGATATTCCAATTTTTTTATCAGGAAATTTTGGTGAAATTAGGGCTTCACATTTCCATTCAGGAATCGATATTAAAACTCAAGGCATAGTTGGGAAATATATTTATGCAGCAGCTGAAGGATACGTTTCAAGGATAAAAATCAGCCCAAGTGGTTATGGGAATGCTCTTTATATAACTCATCCGAATGGTTTGCTTACAGTTTACGGCCATTTGAAAAGTTTTAATGATACCATAGCTAAATATGTGTTAGCTCAACATTATGCGAAAAAAAAGTTTGCAATGAATTTGTTTCCTTCCTCCGATAAATTTCCTGTTTCTAAAGGTCAAATTATTGGATATAGCGGAAACTCAGGATTTTCTGGCGGACCACACTTACACTTCGAAATTCGGGATTCTAAAACTGAAAACCCATTAAATCCGCTTTTATTTAATTTTGAAATTAAGGACGATATTTCTCCTAAACTTTACGATTTATACATATATCCTCAAAACAGCCACAGTTTTGTCGATAATCAGAACTATTCAAAAAAAATAGCTCTTACAGGCAAAAAAGGAGAATACAAACTAAAAAATGAAAAGACATTTGAAGTTTACGGAGAAATTGGTTTTGGGCTAAAAACTTACGATTTCTTGAATGGTTCTCATAACAGGTGTGGAGCTTATTCAGTGAAAGTTTTTGTTGATAACAATTTGATCTATTTTCACGAACTCACAGAGTTTTCATTTTCGGAAACGAGCTATATAAAAAGTTTTATTGATTATTTTGAAAAAGAGAAAAATAGCAGCAAGGTTCAAAAGAATTTTGTTGAGCCAAACAATAAATTAAGCATATATAATCACTTAATAAACAGAGGTGTATATGAATTTGTTGATGACACAATTCACTTGGTAAGTTTTGAAGTGAAAGATGCCTATAATAATATTTCCACTTTAAGTTTTAACATAAAAAGCGGTTTTCCTGAAACAATCAAGGCTGACGAAAAAATGAATGATTATGTAATGGCAATGCCTTTTCAAATTCAAAACACATATGAAAATGAGGGTATTAAGATTTTAATTCCGAAAAATACTTTGTTCGACAATCTATTTTTTGAATATTCCGCTTATGATTTACCTTTGAACCAATATTCGAAAATTCATAATGTTCACAACAAATTCACACCTTTGAATAAGGCTTTTACAATTTCGATAAAATCGGATAAAATCCCAAAAAAATATTATGAAAAGTCTGTAATTGCAACCTTCGATGAGAATTATTCAATTACAGGCTCGATAGGCGGAACAGTGAAAGACAATTTTATCAGTGCAAAATCTGTACAATTTGGCTCGTTTGCAATTGCCATTGACACAGTTGTACCGGAAATAAAACCTTTGAACATAACCGATGGAAAAAACATAAGTAAATCTAAAAATATAAAATTCCGGATTTCTGACGATTTATCAGGCATAAAATCATACATTGGATATATTGACGAAAAATGGGTTTTGTTTAGGTATGATGCAAAAACCCAAACAATATTTTACAATTTCAGTGATGACAAAATTGATAAAGGACTTCAACACAAATTAGTATTATTTGTGATTGACAATAAAAATAATAAAGCTTCTTTTGAAGCAAATTTTACATGGTAA
- a CDS encoding cell division protein ZapA: MEEKRLINVTIAGRKYPVRVGKNNNEEETIRIASKLLNDKFYQYKQRYPQNDDFQLLTMSSLQFVQKLEDIKNKDFIEIKKSLYDIDNLLDDYLDLE; this comes from the coding sequence ATGGAAGAAAAAAGATTAATAAATGTTACAATCGCCGGAAGAAAATATCCGGTAAGAGTAGGAAAAAATAACAATGAAGAAGAAACTATAAGGATAGCTTCAAAACTATTAAATGATAAATTTTATCAATATAAACAAAGGTATCCACAAAATGATGATTTTCAATTATTAACCATGTCATCCTTGCAGTTTGTTCAGAAATTAGAAGATATTAAAAATAAAGATTTTATAGAGATTAAAAAGAGTCTGTATGATATAGATAATTTATTAGACGATTATCTTGATTTAGAGTGA
- a CDS encoding phosphotransferase — MDEIIKNNLTILFEDWADEKVSTFSALPVSGSSRKYFRIVGENNQAIGAFNNNFEENDAFIDFSQHFFNKKLQVPEIYSVDLSKNIYLLQDLGNETLFSVLNKKNNWEKHSTELIDVYKNVVEELLKFQTIGNDGLDYSKCYPRQKFDEQSIMWDLNYFKYYFLKLADIKFNEQKLEDNFLRFAKHLIQANSNFFMFRDFQSRNIMISNNEIYFIDYQGGRKGALQYDLASLLFQAKAEIPFQIRDEILRHYLKIAKQNAQIDTEEFMKYYYSFVLIRTLQVLGAYGFRGFYERKSHFIESIPFAIKNLKWITENQPLPIELRELFYTFKQIISSEKFKTENTDKNILTVNICSFSYKKKGIPIDMSGNGGGFVFDCRANNNPGRYKEYQNFTGKDKAVIDFFKDDLKIKNFLTNIYNIVDDAVENYIERKFSNLAVNFGCTGGQHRSVYSAEMLAKHLQKYGCKIILKHQEFENI, encoded by the coding sequence TTGGACGAAATAATAAAAAATAATCTGACAATTCTTTTTGAAGATTGGGCAGACGAAAAAGTGAGCACATTTTCAGCATTGCCAGTTTCAGGCTCATCAAGAAAATATTTTAGGATTGTAGGTGAAAACAATCAAGCTATTGGAGCTTTCAACAATAATTTTGAAGAGAATGATGCATTTATTGATTTTTCTCAACATTTTTTCAATAAAAAACTTCAAGTACCCGAAATTTATTCTGTTGATTTGTCAAAAAACATTTATTTATTACAAGATTTGGGGAATGAAACTTTATTTTCGGTATTAAATAAAAAGAATAACTGGGAAAAACACTCAACTGAGCTTATTGATGTATATAAAAATGTTGTTGAAGAATTATTAAAATTTCAAACAATTGGAAACGACGGACTTGATTACTCAAAATGTTATCCTCGTCAGAAATTCGACGAACAATCAATAATGTGGGATCTGAATTATTTTAAGTACTATTTTCTTAAACTTGCTGATATTAAGTTTAATGAGCAAAAACTTGAGGACAATTTTTTGCGGTTCGCTAAACATTTGATTCAAGCCAATAGCAATTTTTTCATGTTCAGAGATTTCCAGTCGCGAAATATTATGATTTCGAATAATGAAATATATTTTATTGATTATCAAGGTGGAAGAAAAGGTGCTTTGCAATACGATCTTGCTTCCTTACTTTTTCAGGCTAAAGCTGAAATTCCGTTTCAAATTCGAGACGAAATATTAAGGCACTATTTGAAAATTGCTAAACAAAATGCGCAAATAGATACAGAAGAATTTATGAAGTACTATTATTCATTTGTTTTGATTAGAACATTGCAAGTGCTTGGAGCATATGGGTTTAGAGGTTTTTACGAAAGAAAATCCCATTTTATTGAAAGCATCCCATTTGCAATAAAAAATTTGAAATGGATTACAGAGAACCAACCATTGCCAATAGAACTTCGCGAACTTTTCTACACTTTCAAACAAATTATTTCGTCAGAAAAATTCAAAACTGAAAATACAGATAAAAATATTTTAACTGTAAATATTTGCAGCTTTTCGTACAAGAAAAAAGGAATTCCAATTGATATGTCGGGAAATGGCGGTGGATTTGTTTTTGATTGCCGAGCTAATAACAATCCAGGGAGATATAAAGAATATCAGAACTTTACAGGAAAAGATAAGGCTGTGATTGACTTTTTTAAAGACGACTTGAAAATAAAAAACTTTCTTACGAACATATATAATATAGTGGACGATGCGGTTGAAAATTATATTGAACGAAAATTTTCAAATTTAGCTGTAAATTTTGGATGCACAGGTGGTCAGCATCGTTCAGTTTATTCTGCCGAAATGCTTGCAAAACATTTGCAAAAATATGGTTGCAAAATTATTCTTAAGCATCAGGAATTTGAGAATATATAA
- a CDS encoding nucleotidyltransferase family protein, producing the protein MKAMILAAGLGTRLKPMTNTVPKALVEINNKTLLEIAILNLYSSGFDDIIINVHHFSEKVIEFVKLNKFEAKITISDESEKLLDTGGGLFFAKEFFDKKEPFLIYNVDILSDIDLKKLHNSHIKSNAIGTVAVRNRSTSRYLLFDENKNLSGWKNIKSGETKIVRQNQKDLTPLAFSGIQIIDPKIFELYEKIGKFSIIDVLLSLAKNEQIKAFRHDNDFWMDLGKPENLQLAEKLLNRQK; encoded by the coding sequence ATGAAAGCTATGATTTTAGCTGCAGGCCTGGGAACACGTCTGAAACCGATGACAAATACAGTTCCAAAAGCATTAGTAGAAATCAACAATAAAACCCTACTCGAAATTGCAATATTAAATCTATATTCGTCTGGCTTTGATGATATTATAATAAATGTTCATCATTTTTCGGAGAAAGTAATTGAATTTGTAAAATTGAATAAATTTGAAGCAAAAATTACAATCTCAGATGAATCTGAAAAATTGCTTGATACTGGAGGAGGATTATTTTTTGCCAAAGAATTTTTTGATAAAAAAGAACCATTTCTTATCTACAATGTCGATATTTTGTCAGATATTGATTTGAAAAAATTGCACAATTCGCATATCAAATCTAATGCAATTGGAACAGTAGCAGTGCGAAATCGTTCGACTTCAAGATATTTATTGTTCGATGAAAATAAAAATCTTTCAGGTTGGAAAAATATTAAAAGCGGTGAGACTAAAATAGTTAGACAAAATCAGAAAGATTTAACACCTCTTGCTTTTAGTGGAATTCAAATAATTGATCCAAAGATTTTTGAACTTTACGAAAAAATTGGCAAGTTTTCAATAATTGATGTATTGCTTTCATTGGCAAAAAATGAACAGATAAAAGCTTTTCGGCACGACAATGATTTTTGGATGGATCTCGGGAAACCGGAGAATCTTCAACTTGCAGAAAAATTGCTAAATCGCCAAAAGTAA